The window gaaggcactccagcgggtgatcaagacctcacagaacattgttggggcagccctcccctcactgcaagacatttatacatctagagtcctacgcagaacacacaacctcatcaaggacagcacacatccacaacactcattattcacactcctaccgtcaggcagacgctacaggagtttgaagtccaggaccacaaggctggcaaacagcttttacccacaggccatcaggcttctcaatgaagcactcagacacgccacacgcaacacacactcatagcactttatttatttatttatttatttatttgtgttatttacttgtattaatgtctcttctgttgttgttgcttaaattcttggtatttatgtatatgtgtttatgtttcttatgttcttattctttcttgtgtttttcttcttttcttgggagaatgaacagaataagattttcattgcatggtataactgctgttttaccatgcacatgacaataaaactctcttgaatcttgaatcttgaattaaagataaaatagataaatataacatacaaaatatacatattaataattttacacccataagcaatattcctatctggctatttcctaaacctgaagtagatatacatataacagagttaaaaaataaatggaaagataatgaaaaaggacataaggcaagtcaatatattaaaaataaatattatggttacttagatatgtatacagatggatcgaaaaagcgaagaagggaaggtggggattggaatctatgtaccaacaatgaattatagcatcattaaaagattaccagaccagctctcggtttatacagcagaCATGATGGCAATGATTATAggcttgcaatggatagaggaaataaaaccagatagagtggtatgttgtgtggactctctggcagcattatatagtattaaaaatatggaatcaagtcgagaggatttattattagaaatacatcaaaacttattccaactacacatgttaaaaatagacataagattttgctgggtgcctgcacatgtaggggtggaggggaatgaggtggcagataaaatggctaaaatgggaattagaaggaatgaaatgatagatatacctgctggtaaaggtgaagtaaaggcaataatcaaaaaacaaatgatggagaaatggcaaaataggtgggatgagggtagtagcgggagaaagtattataaagtacaaagatctatcagtgcacaaggggtgaagagaagaaacagaaaagaggaaatagtgttaactgGGATGAGGttcaatcacaccgggttaaatgacaagatgtttttgatagggaaatgtaaatcaaaagtatgtatggagtgTAAAAGTATAGAGAAtgtagaacacatattactacactgcaagagatatagggaagaacgtgtaacgttaaggaaaagaattaagataggaagggaatggagcattgagggtatcttaggaacaggtggggagggggtaagagatatacagagggcagtgatagaatatttgaaggacacaggattatataatagaatatagataagtattagaatattttagtataagtattattattacgattattattagtagtagtataagtagtctcctcactCCTCActaaagtaagatactgtatatggcccatgttacatactccggtacagtaggtggcggtatgcaccttttcaagtcatggttgcaacccgccattaaactaaaagaagaaagaaaattaTGCGCATGCGCACTCTGTTTATTTTCAAACGCGTTGTGGCAGTCTTTGGAGTTCACTGCGGAATTTACCGGGGAATAACCTTTTTTGCAGTTTATCATCAATCAGTAATCATTGTAATGGATTTGGAAACCGGGACGTATGAGCCAGGATTCGTGGGGATCCGGTTTTGTCAAGAATGGTGAGTTTGCGACGAGGGCCTTTGCATGAATTAAACTAGCGAGCTGGCTAGCAATGCAACAAAACGTGAAAGCTACACTGCTAGCTTGAAGTGACGCACTGCAAAAGACGGTAATGTCACATATACCAAGTATGAATTGATGAATTCtctcaatacattttttttattttccagtaACAACATGTTGTATCCAAAAGAAGACAAGGAGAATCGTATCCTGCTGTATGCGGTAAGTTTAGGAGTTAATGCTTCAGTCCGTGGTGTTAATAATTTCTAAAATAATGCATTGCCTTCAAAAACATATCACGTCCAGTGTTTTAATCTCGCCTATTATGTGATTAATTAAATTACATGTTGGTCATGCATATCAGTAATAACCTTGGTGCATTTTGGAAAATAGCTGCTGTTATTAAAGTGAAACTTGATTTATTATATAAATTCCAGTGTTGCAgcataaaatacacaaacaggACAAAAATAAACCCCAGTGAAATAAAAATTTAATGAAAGCAATACAATGAGAGTTGCATAAATAatgaatatgacaaaaaaacacacacacattgcacacCAGCGAAAGATTGACAGATTATTTACGATTGTCTTGCTCCGTTTTgaacatctctctctctctctctctctctctctccacagTGCAGGAATTGTGACTACCAGCAAGAAGCAGACAACAGTTGTATTTATGTCAATAAGATTACCCATGAGGTTGAGTAAGTGTTAATAATAAGTGATCGTGTTTGTGTCTTCTGCTCTCTGACCTATGTGTTGTATCAACAAACCGTTTTTTCAACTTAATAACCATTTGCCAACATGTATCTTTGTGCAGTGAGTTGACCCAAATCATTGCAGATGTATCTCAGGATCCAACTTTGCCAAGGACAGAGGACCATCCCTGCCCAAagtaagttttttgtttttcttgccaATCCCACAAACCCCAAACCCCTCgttttcacacagagatccagCAAAGTTTGTCCATCAGAGCCCTAAAAGAAACTTCCTTTAGTGCCCACTGGGATCCGGTGACATTTTAAAAGACCATGAAATAAACATGTTGGTCTCTTCCTAGATGTGGCCACAAGGAGGCAGTGTTCTTCCAGTCCCATAGTATGAAGGCGGAGGTAATAACGCTGTTACTGTATGCCAGCTTTTATGAACCCATACAGCATCATAAACACACGGATGGTGTCGAGTGGGATACATTATGATAGTCTACATGATATCTAATTGTGGGTGTTCCTCCCAACACAGGATGCTATGAGACTGTATTATGTGTGCACGGCCCCACACTGCGGACACAGATGGACAGAATAAAGCTGTTTGTCTGCCATCAGGAGGTCCTGTCATTTTATATATTGTAAATATCAGCTTATTCATTGTAGGTTTTGTTAGCAGCAGTCATTTGcagatgtttttgttattaaaagaaTGATTTGTTTCACATCAAGCGTTGAAATGATTGAAGTACTGTTGACATGTGCAGTCTTTCTGCTAGCATGTGATGCAGATATCCTCCAAGTTCTACAGTCATTAGACTGATGAGCTATGACTGGTGGACAATTAGTTACAACGTCCTGTCCATGCCCCAGCTCAGGTGTTATGATTGATGGTGTCCATGTTTTTCATACAACCTTGCTCACATTTTACGCACCTGCTTGTCAGTCCGCTAAACATGTTTACCGAATTTGGTGGTGTATGGCTAAACACCATAATGTAACAGTGGACATTTGAGGACTAGTTTAAAGCGCCAAATGATAGCATAGGCGCATGTTTTGTCAACTTTTtggcttttgtgtgcagcggttgagGTCGAGGCTcacacagacatacagtacagactAGTTGTGTACGTGTACCTCGTGAAATGTGTGGGACATGCAAAGAGCTTTCACATCTGAGCAAGAAAGCAACAAACAGGCAGCAAGTGTGCTGCTGTGGTCATGCGCATTAGAAAGAGGCTCTTGTGCTCCTCAAACACTCAGTCCTCAGCAGACGCCCTCTTGGAGCCCCTGTGTCATTTTTGTCTTCACAAGGATGCAGACCTCCAAGATTGCACGTGGTTTTTGCCACAAGTCATCCTTCAGCATCAGCAGCCTCTTGTGGAACGATGACCAGAAGGAGCAGAGAGCCAAACAACTTTTCATTTGCGAGAAGATTGTGAGAAATCAAGAAAGAGCAGAGAAGCCTCCTTTTAGTTACAGCGCTCTCATCATGATGGCCATCCGACAGAGTCCTGCAGGACGACTCCCTCTGAGTGGCATCTATGAGTTTATCACGCACAACTTCCCTTTCTATAGAAGCAACAGGCAGGGATGGCAGAACTCCATAAGGCACAACTTGAGTCTGAACAAGTGTTTTGTCAAAGTACCTCGCCATTATAACGACCCGGGTAAAGGCAGCTACTGGATGCTGGACTCCTGCAGCGAGGACGTCTTCATCGGGGGCATCTCAGGGAAGCCCCGGCGCAAGAGCAGGAATACAGGTGGTACCAAGGTTGCAGCCAAAGAAGCAGAGGTTCGTGTGATGTCCACTCGCGGCTCGTTTGACCGGCCGGTGCCGCTGCATACACCGCAAGTTCGCACCCCGGCTTCTCACGCCTCGCTATGCCATTTCTGCACCGGTCACGACCACCCGGTGCCAGTAGGTTCACGCAGGCGCACCAGGCGACATCATCTAGCGGACTCTGCTGCCACCGACAGCTCGGAACCGGCTGCGCGTCTTTGTCCACATCCACCCCTGCAGCATGCACCTGGTCTCTGCAGGATCAGTGTGCCCTCGGCGTGGTCTCAGGTGGACAACCCAGATACTTCTACTCGCAGCAAATGCCGCGCAATCCATGCCGCGATGGCTGCACAGTGGAGCTGGGAGGCTGCTGGGGTGACTTCCAAAGTTACTGCCTCCCAATCACCCTTGCATATCCTATTTAACCATTTCTAAAATAGCTAAGTTAAGAACAAATTCATTGTAAAATGAACATCATCTGGTAGTATGTaataaatatttgttatttCATAGAAGCTAAAGCTGTTGCTTCGCAGGAGAACGGTGGTCACATGAGAAAGATACTTGCATGTGCTGGtgtacattttatgcttaaCATGCACCCTGAAACGGCCACATTGCTGTTCTGCTGCATTTCGTGTCATACGGTATTGTGATTCGTTATCTTCATGAATTTCTCACTGGAGACATGAGCAAATAACAAGAGCTTCAGCTGGCAAATGTTATGCAGTATTTCCTTTAGATTTTTGTTTACCGTGTACAAAGTATAAAACATCAAATTTACACTGGAAGTGACTGAACTATACAGTTTATTTAGCTGCTTCTACATTATTCTGCATTCTTAAAACACACCTTTTTCTAAACATTTTTATGTCCTGgaatataattataaatactAAAGCCATGTCCACCATTAGCAAGATTTATTAAGTGCTGCCTGAACAAATTGTGTCCGAAACCTTTACAATAAacctgcatttttattttattttatttaacatttatttaaccagataaaaacccattgagatcaggatctGCATGAAACACTTGCATCACTGTATCGCTGGTAGCAATGCCCAATAAAGTATATTTCATAccaatttttttgtctgttgCGTTCTTTATGTTTGTAGTTGCGGGTTAGTGTCTCCGTTAGTCTCTTATTCTCACAACAATGTGATATATCTTTAAAGGTTTGCCAGTACAGTAATAGTGCACATATAAcgataatatatatatgtatatatattttacatatatgtatatattataacatacagtaacatAACTTAATGACATACCAAGACAACCCGGAAGTTGTTGAAAATAAGCTCTGGAATTCCCGGAAGTAGTTGTGTTCCACGCTAGTCGAAATCGTTGGCGCTGCGGAGGCGACGTGAGGGCTGCTATTTGAACGAAATAAATTATCAGCAATCATGTGAGTATTTTTGAATGTATTTACACTAATGTAAGTACATATTACACGTACAAATGATGCATTCCATCGCAGCTAAGCCGTTTGTAAATGTAGAAGTTAGTTGGCTAGCTGGCCAGGCTAGTTAGCCGTAGCTAGCACACCCTTTGTATACTCTTTATTGGCTTCCTAGTGTCAATAACCACCTTCGTTCTGGATTTTCATTTTATAAGTTACGCTCAGAAGCAGTTTAGGTTCGCGGCACAAGGTGTTGGAAGCACAGATGCTAATGGACAGATTTTTACTACAATTACACGTACATTTCATCAGGGTGAGGTTGGCTATGCTGATTTGTACTTTGACTATTACTAATCGTATATCCATTGTAAAAGACATGCGCAGTGTTTTATTGATCGGGTCGTATATTGACACGTTTTGTCTTTGAAGGAGTCTGTTGACCAAACCCAAGTCAGAAATGACTCCTGAGGAGCTCCAGAAACGTGAAGAGGAGGAATTCAACACAGGCCCTCTGTCTGTGCTCACCCAGTCGGTGAAGAACAACACACAAGTCCTCATCAACTGCCGTAACAATAAGAAGCTGCTTGGGAGAGTCAAGGCTTTTGACAGGTACCCCAACAATGGATTTTGGAGGTTTTCTTTTTTCCGGATGTAAGACGTGCTTTGTGGTTGTTTTCCAGGCACTGTAACATGGTGTTGGAGAATGTGAAGGAGATGTGGACGGAGGTTCCCAAGAGTGGCAAAGGAAAGAAGAAGTCCAAGCCTGTGAATAAGGATCGCTACATCTCCAAAATGTTTCTCAGGGGGGATTCGGTCATTGTTGTGCTGAGAAATCCTCTCATCACAGGAAAATGAACTGTTCAGTAGATGGAGCTGCAGGGTTTGTTGCTTTGTATTTTGGAAaacattttggtttttgttgcTGGATTGCTGAGTATCCGAAGGAAACAAGGCTTTGATTTGCCTACAGATGGCttctgtatttttcattttaataaaaaaaaaagtgatacataGATTCACTTGTGTCACTGTACTTGTACTGTACCCCACCTCCCAATCCAATCCTCTTTACCCCACTGTCACCATTCTCCCCCCCAGGCGGCATCTTATATGTCAGGCTTAATTTCAGGTCAGCAACCGTCAATACGTGTCAAACTGCCCTTTGAGAACTGGCTGCATTATTTATGAAGGCAGATGTGCTGACGGTTGCTTCACACCCTTCATCTCCAAGGCAGGTCACTTTGTTTAATGGTTAAACAGCAACGCTTGTCATCCTGTGACCAAACGTTCTTGAAGCCCACATGACACGCTCTATAGCTGCTACGGTACACTTGATTTTGTGCATGGAAACCAGCTATGTATAACCGATGTACAAGAACGACATAAAGACAAGATGCTTTTTGATTGACAGAATTTGATATGTGAATTTAACGGGGTTGTTCAATGTAGTGATAAAAAGCGTAGCTACTTGGAACAGTAGTCATTGATACTGTTGTGTCTTTAGTAAAGTACTCTTCAAGAAGTCTTGACAGATTTTGAGCTTGTAATCTATCTTTTATgtgtaatgttttatttagtAGGTAATCGATGAGAGCGAAGGGGGAAGTGTGATTATGATAGCAATCAAGTCAAGCATCAGTGAAGCAATGGGACACCACACCACAGGGACATGGTGGGTGCCGTAACCAGATCCGTTATGGTTGGTTTCCAAGCACAACCAGAAGGGGGGGTGTGGAAACATACAAACACTCACAGGAAAGTGGGCATTTGTGAGTGAATGATGAATATACACATTTGAATGCTTTCATGTTGGAGCTGTGGGACTTGAGGAGACAGAAATCATCTGGCaactttgaaaacaatttgcatGAGCTTTACATTTACACCAAACATGCCTTATTTTGGGAGCCAAGCCGTCCattttccatcattttctatgccgcttatcctcattagggtcgcagggttatgcaggagcctatcccagctgactttgggcggcaggcggggtacaccctggactggtcgccagccaatggcatggcacatatagacaaacactcacattcatacctatggacaatttagagtctccggtgaagctaacatgaatgtttttggaatgtgggaggaaaccggagtacccacagaacccacgcacgcacggggagaacatgcaaactccacacatagatgcccaagcggagattccaaaccaatctcctgactgtgtggccaacatgccaactaCTCGGCCAGCGTACGGCTGCAAACCAATCAGAGGCGTTGATTTCTCTGCTGAGTgagccagagcttttcttccttttgcTCTCAAACACACACCCGATCCGCTGGGGAGAAGTGTCTCAAAGTTGATTAGCAAATCTTTTTTAAAACTATGTTTCAGTTTGAACAGCTTCGGTTTGTTGCAGGTCAGTAAAGTACACACAGATGCTCATCATTCAGTAGACGGTACAGTATGTTTATGTGATATTGACATCTAGTGGCATATGGTGGTATTACACACGCGGATccctctaaatcaggggtctcaaactcaatttcactgggggccactggaggtagagtctgggtgaggctgggccgcatcaagtattgggagtagggctgggaatctcagggtacctcacgatatgatacaattcacaatacatggctcacaataacgccCAAGGGCCACCCCTTCCCcggtccatgtgataacaccactgttagttcagtgttggtgtttacttgcccctgtaagtatgtacgtaacactgagcttgcccggatgttgcgggctgcagttacactactctttgatgtccagttgcgggccgcaagatacgatttggtgagccgcaaatggcccgcgggccgcgagtttgagaccactgCTCTAAATAGACTAGTTTCAAATAGTTGTTATAGAATAATACATGTTGACATGGGGTTGGTGTCCAGCCCAGTTTCTGACATTGGGAGCATAAAAGCTGCCTGATAGACCTTTTAGTCCTCTTGTAGgttgccagcctgtgaggctgcgcaagtgtacgttggtaaaacctcactccctctgccctGAGAGCTGTGCTGAACACGCGGACGACAGTCCAGCGCTCTCTTCTCCCATTCCGAAGGTCCTCTGTCCGAGACCCAGAGCGGGCAGTGTGAACTCTGTTGTGGTCACCGTGTAAAAGTACGagggtgtacagtatgtaacataCAGCCAAAATGTGTCACACTAATtctttatttcatattattcaTGGGCGCTAGTGAATTGAATGGAATAATGGTCTTCTCTCCTGTATGGGCTTCAACATGTCCTCCCCCCATACATTATCTGTCTTTTACCCCAATTCCATACATTCTGTCTCACAGCCAGCAAGGAAAACGGCCGATTGACGTCATGCTGTGGAAATAAAGTTGCGGTAAAGACAAGAAGCTTATAATTACAGCATGACTGACTTTCTTGCAATATTTGAAGGGTTACCATACTCTTCCGGAAGCCAACCAACTTTTTTGTACCTGAAGACAGCATGTTCCAGCATATTCTCACCACAtatgatacagtatgtctgcTGTTTATTCATATCTGCAAAAGTGCATGCTCAGTGATGGGAAAGAAAGTGGACTTAGGCTTTAGCTGAAGGAGGTGCGTGACTCCAACATGCCACACTTAACAGCCGGTCACAgcaatgtgtgtgttgtgagacTGTGGGTGTTAAGCATGCCATGCAGTGGTAATGCATTCCTTTCTCATCCTCCGGACTTCCACTTGCGCAGCCGTTAGAGAGAAGGAATGCTTTCAGAGGCTTCTGTATCACAACGATTCAGGTTCCTTTCATTGTGAGCACAGCTACAGTAGATAGCATTACTTCTGATGCTGGGGAACAGACACTTCATTTTAATAATCCACTTCTCTGCTGTTGTTAAGGACCTGCTACGAAAACGTGATTGTCTGTgagacaggagcgctctgctgtttttaaagacttaCTGGAagaatgctagtcaaagatcctttatatgtgACAGAACCACCTTGTCCTTTTTAAGGATGAAGCTTTGAACAGAACTGGGGGGCCAGATTTCAGTTCAGACACTGTGATCTACACTATTGGTCATTTCTGCAGCAGGCCCATGAGGCAAATGGAGAAACAAGAAAGCAAAATTCTACCAAAATCTTGCTAATACTCCAAGCAAGTTTAGTgtgttagcgagctgtgttaaGCCAGACTTGTGTGTTCAGCAAAGGCAGCTCTCTTTTaaaagcagctgtatcgccatggtaacttaggctaaactcataacctagtcatccaggctttcagcttcaAATCGGCTATGAAAGTGTCACTGTTTCACTGCTAAtttggagatggcgtcaccgTTTATTGGGAACCTACGGagcccccgaggggacatggatatccaaaagagcattccctgatgatattatccatctataagcgagataGAATATGTCAGCTATGCTCACACGAGCACCCTGCAATATGAAATCTAAATAATTAGGCCAACGTGAGCAGACGTAAACGCCACAGCAGTCCTTGTGTGAGCACTCAgcccgttagtcttcttatattacaataggaaggaataagcactctgaggctTCAATCAACTGGAAGAAAACACGTGTTTATTATCGCAAGGAAAacattgtaaaagaaaaaaataaaaaggttgccacaaaacacgtcagcagtgccatctagtggtcacaatgaGATACActcagaagacatactgtatttcaaagatacaacaaatgtaaatgtctaAGTTGTGCAAGGTTGAGTGTTgctaaatgaaaagactagtagggtatagttagtataataatcagtgttaacctGCGCATTgcatgctcagcattattctgtcagcaGTCCTCCTTCGCTCTATTGGCGgagacagtgttgcttttagcagtcctAATCTTTTGGGatctcctcataacgctccataataattccTTTTTGGTAAAACACACCAGCCAGGATGGAAGTAGAATCATTTCATGTGCACGTGCACTTAGCACAACAGCAAGACgcggacttgacaaagttagCTGATAACCACCGTTTAGTTCTGTTTGGggaattgagtttttttttgcgCTGTCTTCACCACAAAGCCTTGGTTGGTTGAGCCACGTTTGCGTTATTTTGTCAACTAGGGATTCACCTTAAAAGGAACATTCCACGCTTGCATTGAAGACGTTGCTGTTTCCTTCAGTTTGCTTTGATAttattttcagtgtattttcatttaaacttGAATACCAAAAGGCTGTTTTGGTGTTCAACTACGGCTGATACATTTGATACATTTCTACCCAAAGGGGATGCGCTCAGGCATCGTGTCACATCCCATCAAGTGACTA is drawn from Dunckerocampus dactyliophorus isolate RoL2022-P2 chromosome 12, RoL_Ddac_1.1, whole genome shotgun sequence and contains these coding sequences:
- the snrpd2 gene encoding small nuclear ribonucleoprotein Sm D2, which produces MSLLTKPKSEMTPEELQKREEEEFNTGPLSVLTQSVKNNTQVLINCRNNKKLLGRVKAFDRHCNMVLENVKEMWTEVPKSGKGKKKSKPVNKDRYISKMFLRGDSVIVVLRNPLITGK
- the LOC129191708 gene encoding forkhead box protein G1-like; translated protein: MQRAFTSEQESNKQAASVLLWSCALERGSCAPQTLSPQQTPSWSPCVIFVFTRMQTSKIARGFCHKSSFSISSLLWNDDQKEQRAKQLFICEKIVRNQERAEKPPFSYSALIMMAIRQSPAGRLPLSGIYEFITHNFPFYRSNRQGWQNSIRHNLSLNKCFVKVPRHYNDPGKGSYWMLDSCSEDVFIGGISGKPRRKSRNTGGTKVAAKEAEVRVMSTRGSFDRPVPLHTPQVRTPASHASLCHFCTGHDHPVPVGSRRRTRRHHLADSAATDSSEPAARLCPHPPLQHAPGLCRISVPSAWSQVDNPDTSTRSKCRAIHAAMAAQWSWEAAGVTSKVTASQSPLHILFNHF
- the polr2i gene encoding DNA-directed RNA polymerase II subunit RPB9, with the translated sequence MRMRTLFIFKRVVAVFGVHCGIYRGITFFAVYHQSVIIVMDLETGTYEPGFVGIRFCQECNNMLYPKEDKENRILLYACRNCDYQQEADNSCIYVNKITHEVDELTQIIADVSQDPTLPRTEDHPCPKCGHKEAVFFQSHSMKAEDAMRLYYVCTAPHCGHRWTE